The following are from one region of the Magallana gigas chromosome 4, xbMagGiga1.1, whole genome shotgun sequence genome:
- the LOC105326375 gene encoding universal stress protein in QAH/OAS sulfhydrylase 3'region has translation MCAPSLHSVHTSKLMADKERTVVIGMDGSKQAIEAFKWFCKSMKRDTDKVVMVYTVEVTDAMTPKQWLHVPSSEQEIKTTIDKNMEKIKEKLAGFAKLMESEHATGTVRSAQSENPGEGIVKTAIELDADMIIMGSRGLGTIRRTILGSVSDYVVHHANVPVVVCPPS, from the exons ATGTGTGCCCCCTCCCTGCATTCAGTGCACACATCTAAACTAATGGCTGACAAGGAACGAACCGTGGTGATAGGGATGGATGGAAGCAAGCAGGCCATCGAGGCCTTCAAAT GGTTCTGTAAATCAATGAAGCGAGACACGGACAAAGTCGTCATGGTCTACACGGTTGAGGTCACAGATGCAATGACCCCTAAACAATGGCTACATG TACCAAGTTCTGAACAAGAAATTAAAACGACAATTGATAAAAACATGGAGAAGATCAAAGAAAAACTTGCTGGCTTTGCTAAACTGATGGAAAGTGAACAT GCCACTGGGACAGTACGCAGTGCCCAGTCGGAAAATCCGGGGGAGGGGATCGTTAAGACCGCCATTGAGCTAGACGCAGACATGATTATCATGGGCAGCCGGGGTCTGGGCACGATCCGTAGAACCATCCTGGGCAGTGTCAGTGATTATGTGGTTCATCATGCTAATGTACCCGTTGTTGTATGTCCGCCATCTTGA
- the LOC117682824 gene encoding universal stress protein in QAH/OAS sulfhydrylase 3'region, translated as MANKQRTVVVAMDGSDQAIKSFKWFCNSIKHDNDKVVMVYAVEVYGGIYSTQWLNVPYSGDALRKMIDKQHEEIKQKLHKFADIMKKEHASGTVRSVQAEDPGEGIIRAAEELGADLIVIGSRGMGLVRRTILGSVSDYVLQHSHIPVAVCPKVS; from the exons ATGGCGAACAAACAACGAACTGTTGTTGTGGCGATGGATGGAAGTGATCAGGCAATTAAGAGCtttaaat gGTTCTGTAATTCCATCAAACACGACAACGACAAAGTAGTGATGGTGTACGCGGTGGAGGTCTACGGAGGGATCTACTCCACTCAGTGGCTCAATG TTCCATACTCCGGGGATGCTTTGAGAAAGATGATAGATAAACAACACGAGGAGATCAAACAAAAACTACACAAGTTTGCTGACATCATGAAGAAAGAACAT gccTCAGGGACGGTGCGAAGTGTACAGGCGGAGGACCCCGGGGAGGGCATCATCCGGGCGGCTGAGGAGCTGGGCGCTGACCTGATTGTGATAGGGTCACGTGGGATGGGCTTGGTCCGCCGGACTATCCTCGGTAGTGTCAGTGACTACGTGCTACAGCATTCACATATCCCGGTCGCCGTGTGTCCGAAAGTTTCCTAG